One genomic window of Globicephala melas chromosome 8, mGloMel1.2, whole genome shotgun sequence includes the following:
- the LOC115840480 gene encoding RNA-binding protein 4 isoform X2 produces the protein MVKLFIGNLPREATEQEIRSLFEQYGKVLECDIIKNYGFVHIEDKTAAEDAIRNLHHYKLHGVNINVEASKNKSKTSTKLHVGNISPTCTNKELRAKFEEYGPVIECDIVKDYAFVHMERAEDAVEAIRGLDNTEFQGGMCVG, from the coding sequence ATGGTGAAGCTGTTCATTGGAAACCTGCCCCGGGAGGCCACAGAGCAGGAGATCCGCTCACTCTTCGAGCAGTATGGGAAGGTGCTGGAGTGTGACATCATTAAGAACTACGGCTTTGTGCACATAGAGGACAAGACGGCGGCCGAGGATGCCATACGCAACCTGCACCACTACAAGCTGCACGGGGTGAACATCAACGTGGAAGCCAGCAAGAATAAGAGCAAAACATCCACAAAGTTGCATGTAGGCAACATCAGTCCTACTTGTACCAACAAGGAGCTTCGGGCCAAGTTTGAGGAGTATGGTCCAGTCATCGAATGTGACATCGTGAAAGATTATGCCTTTGTACACATGGAGCGGGCAGAGGATGCAGTGGAGGCCATCAGGGGCCTTGACAACACAGAGTTTCAAG
- the RBM14 gene encoding RNA-binding protein 14 isoform X2 → MKIFVGNVDGADTTPEELAALFAPYGTVMSCAVMKQFAFVHMRENAGALRAIEALHGHELRPGRALVVEMSRPRPLNTWKIFVGNVSAACTSQELRSLFERRGRVIECDVVKDYAFVHMEKEADAKAAIAQLNGKEVKGKRINVELSTKGMVPTGV, encoded by the exons ATGAAGATATTCGTGGGAAACGTCGATGGGGCGGATACGACGCCGGAGGAGCTAGCAGCTCTCTTTGCGCCCTACGGCACGGTCATGAGCTGCGCCGTCATGAAACAGTTCGCCTTCGTGCACATGCGCGAGAACGCGGGCGCGCTGCGCGCCATCGAGGCCCTGCATGGCCACGAGCTGCGGCCGGGGCGCGCGCTCGTGGTGGAGATGTCGCGCCCACGGCCTCTTAACACTTGGAAGATATTCGTGGGCAATGTATCGGCTGCGTGCACGAGCCAGGAATTGCGCAGCCTCTTCGAGCGCCGCGGACGCGTCATCGAGTGTGACGTGGTGAAAG ACTACGCGTTTGTTCACATGGAGAAGGAAGCAGATGCCAAAGCCGCCATCGCGCAGCTCAACGGCAAAGAAGTGAAGGGCAAGCGCATCAACGTGGAACTCTCAACCAAGG GTATGGTTCCGACCGGCGTTTAG
- the RBM14 gene encoding RNA-binding protein 14 isoform X3, whose product MKIFVGNVDGADTTPEELAALFAPYGTVMSCAVMKQFAFVHMRENAGALRAIEALHGHELRPGRALVVEMSRPRPLNTWKIFVGNVSAACTSQELRSLFERRGRVIECDVVKGLR is encoded by the exons ATGAAGATATTCGTGGGAAACGTCGATGGGGCGGATACGACGCCGGAGGAGCTAGCAGCTCTCTTTGCGCCCTACGGCACGGTCATGAGCTGCGCCGTCATGAAACAGTTCGCCTTCGTGCACATGCGCGAGAACGCGGGCGCGCTGCGCGCCATCGAGGCCCTGCATGGCCACGAGCTGCGGCCGGGGCGCGCGCTCGTGGTGGAGATGTCGCGCCCACGGCCTCTTAACACTTGGAAGATATTCGTGGGCAATGTATCGGCTGCGTGCACGAGCCAGGAATTGCGCAGCCTCTTCGAGCGCCGCGGACGCGTCATCGAGTGTGACGTGGTGAAAG GCCTCAGGTAA
- the RBM14 gene encoding RNA-binding protein 14 isoform X1 — protein sequence MKIFVGNVDGADTTPEELAALFAPYGTVMSCAVMKQFAFVHMRENAGALRAIEALHGHELRPGRALVVEMSRPRPLNTWKIFVGNVSAACTSQELRSLFERRGRVIECDVVKDYAFVHMEKEADAKAAIAQLNGKEVKGKRINVELSTKGQKKGPGLAIQSGDKTKKPGAGDTAFPGTGGFSATFDYQQAFGNSTGGFDGQARQPTPPFFGRDRSPLRRSPPRASYVAPLTAQPATYRAQPSASLGAAYRAQPSASLGVGYRTQPMTAQAASYRAQPSVSLGAPYRGQLASPSSQSAAASSLGPYGGAQPSASALSSYGGQPAAASSLNSYGAQGSSLASYGNQPSSYGAQAASSYGVRAAASSYNTQGAASSLGSYGAQAASYGAQSAASSLAYGAQAASYSAQPSASYNAQSAPYAAQQAASYSSQPAAYVAQPATAAAYASQPAAYAAQATTPMAGSYGAQPVVQTQLNSYGAQASMGLSGSYGAQSAAAATGSYGAAAAYGAQPSATLAAPYRTQSSASLAASYAAQQHPQAAASYRGQPGNAYDGAGQPSAAYLSMSQGAVANANSTPPPYERTRLSPPRASYDDPYKKAVAMSKRYGSDRRLAELSDYRRLSESQLSFRRSPTKSSLDYRRLPDAHSDYARYSGSYNDYLRAAQMHSGYQRRM from the exons ATGAAGATATTCGTGGGAAACGTCGATGGGGCGGATACGACGCCGGAGGAGCTAGCAGCTCTCTTTGCGCCCTACGGCACGGTCATGAGCTGCGCCGTCATGAAACAGTTCGCCTTCGTGCACATGCGCGAGAACGCGGGCGCGCTGCGCGCCATCGAGGCCCTGCATGGCCACGAGCTGCGGCCGGGGCGCGCGCTCGTGGTGGAGATGTCGCGCCCACGGCCTCTTAACACTTGGAAGATATTCGTGGGCAATGTATCGGCTGCGTGCACGAGCCAGGAATTGCGCAGCCTCTTCGAGCGCCGCGGACGCGTCATCGAGTGTGACGTGGTGAAAG ACTACGCGTTTGTTCACATGGAGAAGGAAGCAGATGCCAAAGCCGCCATCGCGCAGCTCAACGGCAAAGAAGTGAAGGGCAAGCGCATCAACGTGGAACTCTCAACCAAGGGTCAGAAGAAGGGGCCTGGCCTGGCTATCCAGTCTGGGGACAAGACCAAGAAACCAGGGGCTGGGGATACGGCATTCCCCGGAACTGGTGGCTTCTCTGCCACCTTCGACTACCAGCAGGCTTTTGGCAACAGCACTGGTGGCTTTGATGGGCAAGCCCGTCAGCCCACACCACCCTTCTTTGGTCGCGACCGCAGCCCCCTGCGCCGTTCACCTCCCCGAGCCTCATATGTGGCTCCTCTGACGGCCCAGCCAGCCACCTACCGGGCCCAGCCCTCAGCGTCACTGGGCGCTGCCTACAGGGCCCAGCCTTCTGCCTCTCTGGGTGTCGGTTATCGGACTCAGCCCATGACAGCCCAGGCAGCCTCTTACCGCGCTCAGCCCTCTGTTTCCCTTGGGGCCCCATACAGGGGCCAGCTGGCTAGCCCTAGCTCCCAGTCTGCCGCAGCTTCCTCGCTTGGTCCATATGGTGGAGCCCAGCCCTCGGCCTCGGCCCTCTCCTCCTATGGGGGTCAGCCAGCTGCGGCTTCTTCGCTCAACTCCTATGGGGCTCAGGGCTCCTCCCTTGCCTCCTATGGTAACCAGCCATCCTCTTATGGGGCGCAGGCTGCCTCTTCCTATGGGGTTCGTGCGGCTGCCTCCTCCTACAACACCCAGGGAGCAGCTTCCTCCCTAGGCTCCTATGGGGCCCAGGCAGCCTCCTATGGGGCCCAGTCTGCAGCCTCTTCACTAGCTTATGGGGCCCAGGCAGCTTCTTACAGTGCCCAGCCTTCGGCCTCTTATAATGCCCAGTCTGCCCCATACGCTGCACAACAGGCTGCTTCCTATTCTTCCCAACCTGCTGCCTATGTGGCACAACCAGCTACAGCTGCTGCTTATGCTAGCCAGCCAGCTGCGTATGCTGCACAAGCCACTACCCCAATGGCTGGCTCCTATGGGGCCCAGCCAGTTGTTCAGACCCAGCTGAATAGTTATGGAGCTCAAGCATCAATGGGCCTATCAGGCTCGTATGGGGCTCAGTCAGCTGCTGCGGCCACTGGCTCCTATGGTGCTGCAGCTGCCTACGGGGCCCAACCTTCTGCCACCCTGGCAGCTCCTTACCGCACTCAATCATCAGCCTCATTGGCTGCTTCCTATGCTGCACAGCAGCATCCTCAGGCTGCTGCCTCCTACCGTGGCCAGCCGGGCAATGCCTACGATGGGGCAGGTCAGCCGTCTGCAGCCTACCTGTCCATGTCCCAGGGGGCCGTTGCCAACGCCAACAGCACCCCGCCGCCCTATGAGCGTACGCGCCTCTCCCCACCCCGGGCCAGCTACGACGATCCGTACAAAAAGGCTGTCGCCATGTCGAAAAG GTATGGTTCCGACCGGCGTTTAGCCGAGCTCTCTGATTACCGCCGTTTATCAGAGTCGCAGCTTTCGTTCCGCCGCTCGCCGACAAAGTCCTCGCTGGATTACCGTCGCCTGCCCGATGCCCATTCCGATTACGCACGCTATTCGGGCTCCTATAATGATTACCTGCGGGCAGCTCAGATGCACTCTGGCTACCAGCGCCGCATGTAG